From Acipenser ruthenus chromosome 23, fAciRut3.2 maternal haplotype, whole genome shotgun sequence, the proteins below share one genomic window:
- the LOC117398407 gene encoding zinc finger protein 501-like, with amino-acid sequence MELVPICIKQEMPELDPVHIKEETELGPFHIKEETELEPVHIKEETELEPVHMKEEETELEPVHIKETELEPVHIKEEETELEPVHIKEEETELEPVHIEGESVDLLFKDTENLSQPKITHQCNECGQSFMESGSLKRHHRFHTREKPYQCFECGKSFTDKGKLKKHQRIHTGEKPYHCSECGKSFNASGSLKRHLRFHTGEKPYQCFECGKSFTDKGKLKKHQRIHTGEKPYHCSECGERFSQSGNLKTHQRLHTREKPYQCTECGESFTNKGKLKKHQIFHTGEKPHHCSECGKSFNVSGKLKIHQRLHTGEKPYQCTECGESFSELGNLNRHQRIHTGEKPYHCVECGESFRQSGNLKRHQRIHTGEKPYQCNECGESFCESGSLKRHQRIHTGEKPYQCYECGESFNVSGSLRRHQRIHTGASLPPSQSLSTPPCLFECVES; translated from the coding sequence ATGGAGTTGGTACctatctgcattaaacaggagatgcctgaactggatcctgtccacattaaagaagagactgaactggggcctttccacattaaagaagagactgaactggagcctgtccacattaaagaagagactgaactggagcctgtccacatgaaagaagaggagactgaactggaacctgtccatattaaagagactgaactggagcctgtccacattaaagaggaagaaactgaactggagcctgtccacattaaagaggaagagactgaactggagcctgtccacattgaaGGGGAATCTGTTGACTTGTTGTTTAAGGATACAGAAAATCTATCCCAGCCAAAGATAACACATCAGTGTAATGAATGTGGGCAGAGCTTCATGGagtcaggaagcctaaaaagacaccatcgATTTCACACcagagagaagccgtatcaatgttttgaatgtgggaaaagcttcactgacaaaggaaaactaaaaaaacaccagcgaattcacactggagagaagccgtatcactgtagtgaatgtgggaaaagtttcaatgcatcaggaagcctaaaaagacaccttcgatttcacactggagagaagccgtatcaatgttttgaatgtgggaaaagcttcactgacaaaggaaaactaaaaaaacaccagcgaattcacactggagagaagccgtatcactgtagtGAATGTGGGGAGCGCTTTAGTcagtcaggaaacctaaaaacacaccagcgacttcacactagagagaagccgtatcaatgtactgaatgtggggaaaGCTTCACTAACAaaggaaaactaaaaaaacaccagatatttcacactggagagaagccacacCACTGTAGTGAATGTGGTAAGAGCTTCAATGTGTCAGGAAAACTAAAAAtacaccagcgacttcacactggagagaagccatatcaatgtactgaatgtggggagagcttcagtgAGTTAGGAAACCTAAATAGACACCAacgcattcacactggagagaagccgtatcactgtgttgaatgtggggagagctttaggcagtcaggaaacctaaaaagacaccagcgaattcacactggagagaagccatatcaatgtaatgaatgtggggagagcttctgtgagtcaggaagcctaaaaagacaccagcgaattcacactggagagaagccatatcaatgttatgaatgtggggagagcttcaatGTGTCAGGAAGTCTAagaagacaccagcgaattcacactggagccagcctccctccctctcagtccTTGAGCACTCCACCCTGCTTGTTTGAGTGTGTGGAGAGCTGA